The genomic DNA CCACTAGTTGATTCATGGCGAACACCTCAACCAGTCACCGGGCGATAGACGGGAAACAGGCCCTTGGCCCGCAGGATTGGCTCGTCACGGACGGTCAGAAGGCCTTCCCGCACGGCTATCTGGAGGTAGGGCGCAGCCCAGCCGTTGTTGCGGCCAGCGGCGATCGAGACCTGCTTTGCAGTGGCCTGTTTGCCGGCGTTGCAGAGGTCCCGGACGAGCGCGACGACCTCCTCGACCTTGGCCATCTGCGCGTCGTCCTTGGCGGCCTGGCGCTGTTCGGTCCGCTGGCCCTGCATCAACTGCCTGAGCTTTCGCCAGCGAGCGCCCTCGAGGCTGGGAGGCACCGGCACCGTGGCCAAGGCAGCCCCGAACGGCGTCCCCTGCCACTGGAAGAACACCGGTGGCGGGTCGATCGCCTTGGAGCTGTCGAGCGGCACGAGCGCGGAGACGCGACCGCCGGCGCGGGGAGCCACCATGGACCGCAGGACGCTCCGGGCGTCGTTGTCCGGGAAGGGTTCCTCCGCACTGCCCAGATTGACCAACAGGAGGTTCTGGCGGCTGTTGTAAGCCAGCGCGGTGGCGCCGCGGATGTCCGCCACAGACAGGTTGAGGTCCGGGAGGTTGCTCGAGGCCGCTTGTGAGGTGTGGTGCACCAGGACCACGGCGACCTGGAGCGAGCGCGCGATCCGGCGCAGCGCCCGAATCAGGATCTTGAACGAGCGGTTGTCTTCCTCAGCTTCGCTCAGGGTGGACGCGGTCTCGAACACAACAAGCCCGGGTGGGACCGGGTCGTCCATGCGGCTTCGCAGCGCTTCGATCACGGCGTCGACCGCGAACGACTCCACAGGCGCCCGCTCATGGACTGCAACGATGGTCTGGAACGCCTCCATCCCGGGCACCTGCAGGTCAGGCACCACGATCCGCGCACGGACCCGCGCCGCGTCCTCCTGCCCAAGCTGGCTGCAGCGGGCGAGCACCTTGCGGGCGTACTGCGGCCGGTCGTCCTCTGCCGAGTACACGAGCACGCAGCGATCCGGCTGCGGCTTGAGGCCGACGACCTTGGTGCCGAGCACGTAGGACACCGCCAGCGCGATGGTGGCAAACGTCTTGCCCTCGCGACCCGGGGCCGCGATGACGGACACCTCGCCGATGGGGAACAGGCCGCACTCCTCGTGCTGGAACGCGTGCGGGTGCGGCTCCTTCGCCGCCTCGAGCTCCTCTTCGCTGAAGCCGGTCAGACGCTCCGCGAAGCGTTCGGCGAACGATGACGCCTCCGCCAAGGCATCCGCCCCAGTCGTCGCCACGTGGCGGTGATCGGACTGGGGCCAGTCGGCCAACTGCTCCATCCGCGCCAGCTCGTCCGCATCGACAGCCTGCAGTGCTCGCTGCTCAAGGCTGGGCCGATGGGCCACGGTCGGCGCGCTCATGCAGGCACCCCCGTTCGCACCGGGCGTGGCTGGGTGAGCACCGCCGCCGCGTGGTCAATGCGAGCCACGGCTTGGGCCAGCCGCTCCTGGTCTTCCGCGGGAAGCGGGCGTGCGGCTACGAGCTCATGGGAAGCGATGAGCACGACCTTCGCCTCCACCGCCAACACAGTGAGAGCAGCGGCCCAGCCCGCCTCACGAATCGCGCGACGCGCGACGCGGCGCTCTTCCTCGGACTCGGGCCAGTGGCGTGGAGGCATGATGTCCGCCCACGTCAGCCCAACAGCGGTGAGCACCTCCTCTGCAGGGCAACCACCGAAGCAATGCACCAGCACGCGACCATCGCGCTCGGTGACCGAGAGCTTTCGGGACCGGCCACTGCATGCGGGACAGCGTGCGCGCCAGCCAGTGCCCGAGCGCTGCAGGCCGTCCAGACGCTGCAGGAGTGGCTCGGCCGTCGCATCAGCAACATGGAAGGCCATGCTCATGCGCACTCCCGGTTGGCGCCCAGGTAAAGCGGTTTGGGGGCGCAGTTGCTCGACGCAGCCGGTGCGTAGCCGACTCGGACAAACCAGCCATCCCGCAGGCCGGCGCGGATGATGGCGCCGAACGCTCGCTGCTCCGGGTGCACCTGCAGTCCTGCCTCATGGGCCCACTCGCGGTAGCGTTCGCACGTCCACGGGATCGCCTGCTCCGCGGCGAAGGCTGCGAGCAAATGGAGGGCGTGGGTCGACCAGCCCGGGGACAGTTCGTCGGCACGTGCCAGCGCGGCGTCGATGCCACGCTTACGGCGTCCTTCAGCCCGACGCATGGCGTTGTCGCGCGCGCTGGACTCGGTATGATTGGCATGCATCCCGCTGGTCGCGAATGCACCCTCAAAGTCCGCCCCGTCCGGCGGACTTTGTTTTTCCAGGCTTCGCTCATCCATGGCTGCCCCCCCGCGCCATGAGCTGCTCCCGGATCCGAAGCACTGCGCGCCGCGCGCCGTCCAGGTTGCCCGCGACGGCTTCGCACTGCTGCGGCGATGGGTCGTCGGAGAGCGCGATGAGCTGGCGCTGCAGCGAGTCAGCAAGCTCGTGCAGGTTCGGAACGGTCGGCACGGGCGCGGGGGCGTAGAGCGCCTTGAGCAGGGCGACAGGGGCGTTCACGAGTGCACCGCCTTTCGAATGGCCAAGCGCTCGCGGATCCAGCCGTCGACCTCTGCAGCGCTCCAAGCGCTCGCACGCTCGCCGAGCTTCACAGGAGCCGGGAACTGGCCGTTCGCGATCTTCCGGTAGATCTCGGTCCGGGAGAGACCAGTCCGGGCTTTGACCGCCGGCAATCGTTCGAGAGTGAGCGCGCTCGCAGCGTCGCTTGACGTGTGGGACATCGTTGCCTCCCTGTTTACTGGCCGCTGCCGGATGACAGGGGCCGCTGCGGGATGCAGCGATGCCTAAGCTATGCGTCACTAGGGGCCGCATCAGCCATAGAACGTCAGGAATAAATGGACGTTCTATGGCTGACTGCTTACTGCCCGGGCTTTCTGCCTCTGGGGCTCCGCTCCGTCACGCGCAGCCCTTCGTCTAACGCGTTGCGTAAATCTGCTCGGATCTTCCGCTCCTCACTGAGGTAGTTCTCAATGGCTGCACGTGGGTCAGCCGTGGCGCCCACCTTCCGATAGCAGAGGCCGACTATCTCCCGAAAAGGGCTATTCTCAGCCTTGCTTGGCACCAATCCCTTTGGATACGGCTGAAGCCGCGTTGACACGTGCCGAGCTGCCTCTTCGCTCCGCTCCGGTGCACGACGTTGTGCGTCACGCCAGCCTTGGCGCAAGGCTTCGTGAATGTGACGCACGGCCCTCGGATCCGCAGTTCTCCTTCGCGACGGGCCTTGGGGTAAACGGGCCTTAGCTGCCACCGCCGAGTTCCTCAGCGCTTGCAGGCGGGGCACGAGATGTGCAGCCACGGACGGGCCCGAATCAGCCCATCGGTCCCCTTGCCAGTAACCCTCCTCGACCAAGCCATACGCTACGCCATGGGCCGCATCCCGTTTGGGAACAACGAGGGCCTCGAGCTTCTTCGATAGCTTGCCGGACAAGTTGGAAATTTCGTCCAAGATCGACATCACGTCGGCTTTTGGCGCGTAGTTTGCGGGGTTGGCAATCATCTCGACAATGGGGATCGCGTAACGCAGGCGAGTGATCTGCTCGTCGCCAACACCGAGCTCCTTCAGCCTGGCCCTGTCGTCATCACTGAAGTCGGGTAGCTTTGCCATAGGTGTACGCTCTGAATTACTCCGGAAGAGAACGCACGAACTCCCTCTTGCGCTCATCGCTCCATTCGAGCGTCTGCAAGATGTCGAACTCGCCCGCCACGACCATCTGCATGAGATGCAGGAACCGGCGCTGGTCCGAGAGCGACATGCCACTCATGAGTTCCAATGCCTCGTGCTCGGAACAGCCAGGACCGACGATCTCCCCGCTGGGGAGCGCGTACAAAGTGTCGCGTGACTTCTCAGGCGTTCGATTTGCGTCGATGTGCATGTCATTTCCCTCCTGCATGTCGACTAGGTGCGTCACCGCCGGCGGCGATAGCGGGCTGCCACAGACAGTCGGCCCAAGCCACCGGCGCCATGCCGGTTCCTCGCCGAAAGACGGGTTCCTCCATGCGGGACTCACCCACGGGCGACGCGCTTCGGTGAATGTCGTCAGCCAGGTCGATCCATGGAAGTGCGCACAGACCGCCGCCGCCCGGCAGGTTCATCGCCCGTCGGCGCAGTTGATCCGCCGTCGCCTTTCCGGAATCGAGCGCCTCCAGGATTTGCAGAAACGCCCCTACCGTCTCGCGAGGCGCCGAATCCATGTCTTGGCCCGACTCTCGTCGGTCTGGGGTGGAAATTGGCGGCATTGCCGCAGCGAGCTCGATAGCGAGCGCCTTTAATTCCTCAGGACTAAGTGCCATGGCTCAGGCCTCCACGGCAGCGTAGAGGCGTGCACGATCCCGCGTTGGCAATGCGGCCCAGAGCGGATCGTCAGCGTCGACGCGCCCGCGCAAGCTGCACCCGGACCAATCGCCCATGATCGGGCCGGCGTCCGTCATGCCGCGCTCGAACGGCGTGCAGTCGAACTCGATGTACGGGTACGCGCCGCGGTTCAAACGCGTGCCGGGGCGCAGGACGCGGCGAATCCGGGTCGGCACACCCTCGCCGGGTCGGCGGCGCATCCAGCGATGCGTCGCCGGGATGACCAGGTTGCCGGCGCCAAGGGGAGGGGACGAGATCTCCACGACGTCGCTCGCCGCAGTGGGCTCAAGCCCGTGCTCGCCGTACGCCATTACCGTTTCACTTGCCAAGGCGATCGCCTTCAGCTCTTCGGGCTTGAGTGCCATGACTACGCCCCCCCTTCTTCGACCGGTTCGAGGACGCTGAGGACCTGAATCATCTCCGCCGCTTCGGTCAGGTCGAAGTCTATCGGGTGTGGCTGGAAAGACAGTAGAGCACTCGCCTGCCAGCCAGCGGCCGCTGCAGACGCGACGTTCTCCTTCAACCTCTGCAGTTCGCTGTTTGCCTTGATCCCGTCCAGCAACAGCCAGCGGATCCTTTCGATGTCTCCAGTGGAGATTGCGTGCTTCGCTACACTTTCAGTTGCCATGATCGTTCTCCTATCGAACGGTTGTGGAAGGCGGGCCGGGTGCCTCTAACACCCGGTTCCGCCGCTTTGCCGGCTATGCCGACGCTGTGTGCCGGGCCTTGCGAGCCTGACCAATGTGGGCCACCTCACCCGGGACGGTCTCGCAGTAGCGCGCCCAGTCCGCCATCAGCGAGGCGCGCTTGGTGAACAGGTCCGTACGGCGGTAGGCGGCCTCGGTCTTGTCGGAGAGCGCGTGTGCCAGCGCCTCCTCAGCGATCTCCCGCGGGTATGCGGTCATGTCGGCCGCCCAATCGCGGAAGGTGGATCGGAAGCCGTGCGAGACCACGTTCGGGCGCATCTCCTTCAGCAGCTTCAACGGCGCCGCGGTCGTCATCGTCGGGTTCTTCCCAGAGCCCGGAAACAGGTAGGCGTGGTCCTCCCCGTGGAGCCGCGGCAGCGCGCGCAGCAACGTGAGGGCAGCGGGCGACAGCGGCACGCGATGCGGCTTGCCAGCTTTCATGCGCTCCCCGGGGATGGTCCACGTCCCAGCGGCCAGGTCGAACTCCTCCCAGCGCGCGCCGGCCACCTCGCTCGGGCGCGTGGCGGTCAGGATCTGGAGCTCCAACGCGCGGGCCGACAGCCCCCCGCGGGCGCGCAGCTCGCTCATGAACTCCGCGAGCTCGGCGTACGGCAGCGCGGCGCGTGGCGTGACCTTCTTGAGCTTGGTCGGCTGCGGCAGCAGCTTGTCCAGGTGGCCCCGCCACCGCGCCGGGTTTTCCGTGTGGCGGTACTTGCGAGCCGCTGCCCAGTCGAGCACGGCCTCGATCCGTTGCCGCACGCGCGTGGCGGTTTCCGTCTTCGTCGACCAAATCGGCTCCAGCACGCGCAGCACGTCAGGCGTCTCGATGCTCGCCACCGGCATCGGAAGCAGCGGCGCGGCGTAGGTGTCGAGCGTGGCGCGCCACTGCTTGCCGTGCTTCTCGTTCCGCCAGGACGCGGCATGCGCCGCGATGTAGCGATCAGCGCAGTAGCCGAACGTCACCGCGCTGGCCCGCTCCCGGGCGCTCTCGCTGCGTTCCTGCCGGCGACGGTCGATCGGATCCATGCCGGCCCGCAGCACCATTCGCGCGTCGCGCGCGGCCTGTCTGGCTTGCTCGAGCGAGATGTCCCGCAATGGCCCGAGCCCCTTGTCGCGATGCTTGCCCGTCGCTCGGTCGCGATAGCGGAAGACCCAGGACTTTGTGCCGAGCTTGGAAATGTAGAGGTAGAGGCCGTCGCCGTCGCCGTAGCGACCCGCTTCCGAGAGCTGGCGGACCTTGAGCGCTGACAGCTTGTTGATCGAACGGGCCATGTTCCCTCCCCTGTTCCCTACATTGGACAGGGGATTGAGTGGGACGTCAAGGGACGGGACGGGACGACTCAGCGATAAAGTCCGCAGTAGAGTGCTGAAAAGTAGAGTCCCTTGGAACAGGGCGGCACATCATGGGACTACGGTTGGGCGGACCCCCTCTCCGCCAGATACGCAAACGCCCCGCAAGGGGCGTTTTGCGTATCTGGCGGAGAGGGGGACTTTGGGTCGAACCCCCGGGTTCGACCCGAAGGCGCGCAGCGCCGCAGGGCGCGCGGCCAACGGCCGCGCAATCCCCCGCCCGGACACCACGTCCGCGAGGCGTTTTGCGTATCCGCCCGTCAATGCCATCATCGCGCCACGCCATACGCGCCCCGACGGACCGCATGCCCGCTGACCCTACCCCGCCCGGACCGCCGTTGTTCCCTTCGGCCCCACCGGCAATCGCGGACCACGCATGATCGAGTTCGGGCATCTCACCCACGCCGGCCTGCGGCGCGAACTGAACGAAGACACCTATTACGGCGATGCCGAACTCGGCCTGTGGCTGGTGGCCGACGGCATGGGCGGCCACGAGTACGGCGAAGTCGCCAGTGCGCTGGCGCGCGAGACCATCGTGCGCGAGGTCCGCCAGGGCACGCCGCTGGCGCAGGCGATCCGCATCGCCGACGAGGAGATCATCCGCGCATCGCGCCGGCGACACGATGCGTTGCCGATGGGCACCACGGTGGTCGCGGCGCGGGTCGAGGGCCAGCGCTTCCAGGTGGCCTGGGTCGGCGACAGCCGCGCCTACCTGTGGCGCGACGGCAAGCTGGTGCAGCTGTCGCAGGACCACAGCTATGTGCAGGAACTGATCTCCCAGGGCGCGATCAGCATCGACCAGGCCCGCCACCACCCGCACCGGAACGTGGTCACCCAGGCCCTGGGCGTTACCGAGCCGGAGGCCCTGAAAGTGGAGACGCTGTCAGGGGAACTGCAGTCCGGCATGCAGCTGCTGCTGTGCAGCGACGGGCTCACCGAGGAAGTCGACGACCGCGGCATCGCGCGGGTGCTGGCGCATGACGAATGCAGTGCCCAGGAGTGTGCGGACGGCCTGGTCGCCGCCGCGCTCGACAACGGCGGCTCGGACAACGTCACCGTGGTGCTGGTGCGCAGCCAGTAAGCGCCCGGCCCGGCAGCGACCGGGCAAGCAGTATCCGGAACCATCCGCGAAGGTCCGCGCCGACCCCGGCCCTCAGGCAGGGGTTTCCAGGCTGGCCGGCGACGCCTGCACCGTCTCCCACACCGTCCTGCCACCGGCGCGCTTGCGGATCGCATCCAGCCGTGCCACGTGCGCAAGCAGTTCGGCCTCCGGCACCACCACGCGCGGGCGCGGCCCCAGCCGCAGCCCGGCCAGCGCGATCGCGGCACTCGCGGCTTCCGCCTCGTCCACCTGGCCGAAGCCGATCTCGCCCTGCCCCGCGGTCAGCGCGAGGTAGACCTCCGCCAGCAACTGGGCATCGAGCAGCGCGCCGTGGAGCTGGCGATGGGCGTTGTCGACACCCAGCCGCCGGCACAACGCGTCCAGCGAGTTGCGCTGGCCGGGATAGCGCTGGCGCGCCATCTCCAGCGAATCGAGCACGCGTACCCGGTCGCCCAGCTTGCCGACGCCCTCGCAGCGGGCGAACTCCGCTTCCAGGAAGCCCATGTCGAAGGCGGCGTTATGGATCACCAGCTCGGCGCCGTCGACGAACTCGATGAACTCTGCGACGACATCGGCGAACAGCGGCTTGTCGGCGAGGAACTCGACCGTCAGCCCGGTGACCTCCTGCGCGCCCATCTCGAACTCGCGCTGCGGGTTGAGATAACGGTGGAAGGTGCGCCCGGTCGGTCGCCGCTCCACCAGCTCGACGCAGCCGATTTCGACGACGCGGTTGCCCTTGCGCCATTCCAGGCCGGTGGTTTCGGTATCGAGAACGATCTGTCGCATGCGGAGTCGGTTGCCGTCTGCCATGAGTCAACGCACCAGTGCCGCCGCGCGCTGGCGCACGGCTTCGTCGCGGGCGAGCACGTCCACGCGCTCGTTGTCGGGATCGCCGTTGTGGCCCTTCACCCAGCGCCAGTCGATCTCGTGGCGCTGGGCCGCGGCGTGCAGCCGCTGCCACAGGTCCTGGTTCTTGACCGGGTCGCCGCCGGCGGTGCGCCAGTTGCGGCGCAGCCAGTTCGGCATCCACTCGGTGATGCCCTTGCGCACGTACTGCGAATCGGTCTGCAGCATCACCGTACACGGCTCGGTCAGGGTTTCCAGGCCGCTGATGGCCGCCATCAGCTCCATCCGGTTGTTGGTGGTCAGCGGCTCGCCGCCGACCAGTTCGCGCTCCTTGCCCCGATAGCGCAGCAGCGCGGCCCAGCCGCCCGGGCCGGGGTTGCCGAGGCAGGCGCCGTCGGTATGGATCTCCACCGCCTTGCGCGTCATGCCGCCGGCAACCCCCGCGGCAGTGCGAGACGCGCGGACGGCAACGGCGTCAGCGCGGCCACTCGCTTTTCTGCGCGCAGCGCGTAGGCCGCGCGCAGGCCCGGGCCGGACTGCAGCACGTCACTGGCTTCCAGCTTCCATTGCGGACCGATGCCCTGCGACACCGGCTCCGGTTCAAGGCCGGCGCGGCGCAGCCGCCGGCGCCAGCCGAGCGGCTCGGCCGCGCGCAGGCCCTGGCCACGCCAGCGCCAGCGGTAGGGCGACAACGGGTTGAGGGTGAACAGCCACAGCCGCCCGCCGGGCTCCAGCACGCGTGCGGCTTCCTCGAGCAGGTCATCGTCCTCGCCACCGGCGCGCACCACGTGCTGCAGGATCACCACGCGCATGGTCGCGCTGGGCAGCGGCAGCGCCGTGCCGCAGCGGACCGCGCCGGCCCAGCCCTGCCGGTCGCGCCACAGGCACATCCCCCGTCCACAGGCATCGCCGGGATCACGGCGGGGTGCCGGTGCCAGCCACAGCCAGGGCGGCGACGGGCGCTCCGCCAGGCTGCGCTCCAGCATCGCGTCCTCGCCATCAAGCAGGATGCGGCCGGCCGTGCTGGCGAACCACGTGGTCACCCGAGGTTGACCATTCAGGGAGGTGGAGGGCATGGTCACGCATTCTACAGACCCCAAGGGGCCGGCCGAGTGCGCCTGCAGCCGATCCCGGCACTGTCGGACAACTACATCTGGTGTCTCGCCGACGATGACGGCGCGCACGCGCTCGTCGTCGACCCCGGGGTGGCCGACCCGGTGTTCGATGCCCTGCGCGGGCCACCACTGGCGATCCTGCTGACCCACCACCATGGCGACCACATCGGTGGCGTCCCCGCGCTGCTGGAGCGTTGGCCCGCGACGCCGGTGATCGCGCCGGAGGATCCGCGCATCCCGTCGGCCACGCGCCGCGTCGTCGATGGCGAACGGATCACGATCGGCCCCTGGTCGCTCGAGGTCATGGCCGTACCCGGCCACACCCGCAGCCATCTGGCCTTTTCCGGCCATGGCGTACTGTTCTGCGGGGACACATTGTTCAGCCTCGGTTGCGGTCGGCTGTTCGAGGGTACGCCCGCCCAGATGCTGGCCTCCCTGGACCGCCTCGCCGCCCTGCCCGGCACGACGCTGGTCTGCTGCGGCCACGAATACACCCACTCCAACGCCCGCTTCGCGCGTGCGGTGGAACCGGACAACCCGGCGCTGGCGCGCCTCAGCAAGGAGCTGGACACCATGGACCAGACCGGCAACGCGACCCTGCCCACGCAATTGGCCGACGAGCTGGCCTGCAACCCGTTCCTGCGCATCGATGTGCCTGCCGTGCGTACCGCCATCCGCGGGGGCGCACCGGTGGCGCCGCCGGCGGATGCTCCCCGCGACGCCTGGTTCGGCGCCCTGCGCGCCTGGAAGGACGGATTCGCCGCATGACGGCGCGGCGCCCGGCGATGCGGCAGCT from Luteimonas sp. YGD11-2 includes the following:
- a CDS encoding PP2C family serine/threonine-protein phosphatase, coding for MIEFGHLTHAGLRRELNEDTYYGDAELGLWLVADGMGGHEYGEVASALARETIVREVRQGTPLAQAIRIADEEIIRASRRRHDALPMGTTVVAARVEGQRFQVAWVGDSRAYLWRDGKLVQLSQDHSYVQELISQGAISIDQARHHPHRNVVTQALGVTEPEALKVETLSGELQSGMQLLLCSDGLTEEVDDRGIARVLAHDECSAQECADGLVAAALDNGGSDNVTVVLVRSQ
- the dnaQ gene encoding DNA polymerase III subunit epsilon is translated as MRQIVLDTETTGLEWRKGNRVVEIGCVELVERRPTGRTFHRYLNPQREFEMGAQEVTGLTVEFLADKPLFADVVAEFIEFVDGAELVIHNAAFDMGFLEAEFARCEGVGKLGDRVRVLDSLEMARQRYPGQRNSLDALCRRLGVDNAHRQLHGALLDAQLLAEVYLALTAGQGEIGFGQVDEAEAASAAIALAGLRLGPRPRVVVPEAELLAHVARLDAIRKRAGGRTVWETVQASPASLETPA
- a CDS encoding methyltransferase domain-containing protein, with protein sequence MPSTSLNGQPRVTTWFASTAGRILLDGEDAMLERSLAERPSPPWLWLAPAPRRDPGDACGRGMCLWRDRQGWAGAVRCGTALPLPSATMRVVILQHVVRAGGEDDDLLEEAARVLEPGGRLWLFTLNPLSPYRWRWRGQGLRAAEPLGWRRRLRRAGLEPEPVSQGIGPQWKLEASDVLQSGPGLRAAYALRAEKRVAALTPLPSARLALPRGLPAA
- a CDS encoding AlpA family transcriptional regulator, yielding MSHTSSDAASALTLERLPAVKARTGLSRTEIYRKIANGQFPAPVKLGERASAWSAAEVDGWIRERLAIRKAVHS
- a CDS encoding DNA primase, encoding MSMAFHVADATAEPLLQRLDGLQRSGTGWRARCPACSGRSRKLSVTERDGRVLVHCFGGCPAEEVLTAVGLTWADIMPPRHWPESEEERRVARRAIREAGWAAALTVLAVEAKVVLIASHELVAARPLPAEDQERLAQAVARIDHAAAVLTQPRPVRTGVPA
- a CDS encoding AAA family ATPase, with translation MSAPTVAHRPSLEQRALQAVDADELARMEQLADWPQSDHRHVATTGADALAEASSFAERFAERLTGFSEEELEAAKEPHPHAFQHEECGLFPIGEVSVIAAPGREGKTFATIALAVSYVLGTKVVGLKPQPDRCVLVYSAEDDRPQYARKVLARCSQLGQEDAARVRARIVVPDLQVPGMEAFQTIVAVHERAPVESFAVDAVIEALRSRMDDPVPPGLVVFETASTLSEAEEDNRSFKILIRALRRIARSLQVAVVLVHHTSQAASSNLPDLNLSVADIRGATALAYNSRQNLLLVNLGSAEEPFPDNDARSVLRSMVAPRAGGRVSALVPLDSSKAIDPPPVFFQWQGTPFGAALATVPVPPSLEGARWRKLRQLMQGQRTEQRQAAKDDAQMAKVEEVVALVRDLCNAGKQATAKQVSIAAGRNNGWAAPYLQIAVREGLLTVRDEPILRAKGLFPVYRPVTG
- the rnhA gene encoding ribonuclease HI; protein product: MTRKAVEIHTDGACLGNPGPGGWAALLRYRGKERELVGGEPLTTNNRMELMAAISGLETLTEPCTVMLQTDSQYVRKGITEWMPNWLRRNWRTAGGDPVKNQDLWQRLHAAAQRHEIDWRWVKGHNGDPDNERVDVLARDEAVRQRAAALVR
- a CDS encoding site-specific integrase — its product is MARSINKLSALKVRQLSEAGRYGDGDGLYLYISKLGTKSWVFRYRDRATGKHRDKGLGPLRDISLEQARQAARDARMVLRAGMDPIDRRRQERSESARERASAVTFGYCADRYIAAHAASWRNEKHGKQWRATLDTYAAPLLPMPVASIETPDVLRVLEPIWSTKTETATRVRQRIEAVLDWAAARKYRHTENPARWRGHLDKLLPQPTKLKKVTPRAALPYAELAEFMSELRARGGLSARALELQILTATRPSEVAGARWEEFDLAAGTWTIPGERMKAGKPHRVPLSPAALTLLRALPRLHGEDHAYLFPGSGKNPTMTTAAPLKLLKEMRPNVVSHGFRSTFRDWAADMTAYPREIAEEALAHALSDKTEAAYRRTDLFTKRASLMADWARYCETVPGEVAHIGQARKARHTASA
- the gloB gene encoding hydroxyacylglutathione hydrolase, whose amino-acid sequence is MRLQPIPALSDNYIWCLADDDGAHALVVDPGVADPVFDALRGPPLAILLTHHHGDHIGGVPALLERWPATPVIAPEDPRIPSATRRVVDGERITIGPWSLEVMAVPGHTRSHLAFSGHGVLFCGDTLFSLGCGRLFEGTPAQMLASLDRLAALPGTTLVCCGHEYTHSNARFARAVEPDNPALARLSKELDTMDQTGNATLPTQLADELACNPFLRIDVPAVRTAIRGGAPVAPPADAPRDAWFGALRAWKDGFAA